The following are from one region of the Vicugna pacos chromosome 9, VicPac4, whole genome shotgun sequence genome:
- the ZNF580 gene encoding zinc finger protein 580: MLLLPPRPPHPRSSSPEAMDPPPPKAPPFPKTEGPSSTPSSAAGPRPPRLGRHLLIDANGVPYTYTVQLEEEPRGPPQREAPPGEPGPRKGYSCPECARVFASPLRLQSHRVSHSDLKPFTCGACGKAFKRSSHLSRHRATHRARAGPPHTCPLCPRRFQDAAELAQHVRLH; encoded by the coding sequence atgctgctgctgccgccgcggcCACCCCACCCTCGGTCCTCCTCCCCGGAGGCCATGGACCCACCGCCCCCCAAGGCTCCCCCTTTCCCCAAGACGGAAGGCCCTTCCTCCACTCCTTCCTCGGCCGCAGGGCCCCGACCCCCGCGGCTGGGACGCCACCTGCTCATCGACGCCAACGGGGTCCCCTACACGTATACGGTGCAGTTGGAGGAGGAGCCCCGGGGTCCACCCCAGCGCGAGGCACCGCCGGGAGAGCCGGGCCCTCGCAAGGGCTACAGCTGCCCGGAGTGCGCCCGTGTCTTTGCCAGCCCTCTGCGGCTGCAGAGCCACCGCGTGTCGCACTCGGACCTCAAGCCCTTCACGTGCGGCGCCTGCGGCAAGGCCTTCAAGCGCTCCAGCCACCTGTCGCGGCACCGTGCCACGCACCGTGCCCGTGCCGGCCCGCCGCACACCTGCCCGCTCTGCCCACGCCGCTTCCAGGACGCCGCGGAGCTGGCGCAGCACGTGCGCCTCCACTAA
- the ZNF865 gene encoding zinc finger protein 865: MEANPAGGGAGGGGSSGIGGEDGVHFQSYPFDFLEFLNHQRFEPMELYGEHAKAVAALPCAPGPPPQPPPQPPPPQYDYPPQSTFKPKAEAPSSSSSSSSSSSSSSSSQAKKPDPPLPPAFGAPPPPLFDAAFPAPQWGIVDLSGHQHLFGNLKRGGPASGPGVTPGLATPTGTPGPLPAPSQTPPGPAVGAACDPTKDDKGYFRRLKYLMERRFPCGVCQKSFKQSSHLVQHMLVHSGERPYECGVCGRTYNHVSSLIRHRRCHKDVPPAAGGPPQPGAPLPPLGLPTPAPVAGAPAAAAATSVSSGPPATPAAPAATSTDGNAAPAPPAGVGVPPPAAAVAPGGGDGPFACTLCWKVFKKPSHLHQHQIIHTGEKPFSCSVCSKSFNRRESLKRHVKTHSADLLRLPCGICGKAFRDAAYLLKHQAAHAGAGAAGPRPVYPCDLCGKSYSAPQSLLRHKAAHAPPAAPETPKDGVASVPQPPPAFPPGPYLLPPDPPATDSEKAAAAAAAVVYGAVPVPLLGAHPLLLGGAGTSGTGGSGTSAPGKTFCCGICGRGFGRRETLKRHERIHTGEKPHQCPVCGKRFRESFHLSKHHVVHTRERPYKCELCGKVFGYPQSLTRHRQVHRLQLPCALAGAAGLATTQGAAGACGPGASSTSAGAADGLSYACSDCGEHFPDLFHVMSHKEVHMAEKPYGCDACGKTFGFIENLMWHKLVHQAAPERLLPPSSGGPQPSDGSSSTDAASVLDNGLAGEVGAAVAALAGVSGGDDASGAAVAGAGGAASSGPERFSCATCGQSFKHFLGLVTHKYVHLVRRTLGCGLCGQSFAGAYDLLLHRRSHRQKRGFRCPVCGKRFWEAALLMRHQRCHTEQRPYRCGVCGRGFLRSWYLRQHRVVHTGERAFKCGVCAKRFAQSSSLAEHRRLHAVARPQRCGACGKTFRYRSNLLEHQRLHLGERAYRCEHCGKGFFYLSSVLRHQRAHEPPRPELRCPACLKAFKDPGYFRKHLAAHQGGRPFRCSSCGEGFTNTYGLKKHRLVHKAEGLGAPGAGAGTLAGKDA, encoded by the coding sequence ctcctcgtcctcgtcctcttcaTCCTCGTCGTCGTCCTCCTCCCAAGCCAAGAAGCCCGACCCGCCCCTGCCGCCTGCCTTCGGGGCGCCCCCGCCGCCCCTATTTGACGCCGCCTTCCCGGCCCCGCAGTGGGGCATCGTCGACCTCTCGGGACACCAGCACCTGTTTGGGAACCTGAAACGCGGAGGGCCGGCATCCGGGCCAGGGGTGACGCCCGGGCTGGCCACTCCCACGGGGACCCCCGGGCCTCTTCCCGCCCCCTCGCAGACCCCGCCGGGACCCGCCGTCGGGGCGGCCTGCGACCCCACCAAGGACGACAAGGGCTACTTCCGGAGGCTGAAGTACCTGATGGAGCGGCGCTTCCCCTGCGGCGTGTGCCAGAAGTCCTTCAAGCAGTCCTCGCACCTGGTCCAGCACATGCTGGTGCACTCGGGGGAGAGGCCATACGAGTGCGGCGTCTGCGGCCGCACCTACAACCACGTCTCCAGCCTCATCCGCCACCGCCGCTGCCACAAGGACGTGCCTCCGGCCGCGGGGGGACCACCGCAGCCCGGCGCGCCGCTCCCGCCGCTGGGCCTGCCCACGCCCGCGCCCGTCGCCggagcccccgccgccgccgccgccacgtCGGTGTCCTCTGGCCCTCCGGCCACGCCTGCGGCGCCCGCCGCCACCTCCACCGACGGGAACGCGGCCCCCGCCCCGCCTGCGGGTGTGGGGGTGCCCCctccggcggcggcggtggcgccGGGGGGCGGCGACGGCCCGTTTGCCTGCACGCTCTGCTGGAAGGTCTTCAAGAAGCCCAGCCACCTCCACCAGCACCAGATCATCCACACGGGCGAGAAGCCCTTCTCCTGCTCCGTGTGCAGCAAGAGCTTCAACCGCAGGGAGAGCCTCAAGCGGCACGTGAAGACGCACTCGGCCGACCTGCTGCGCCTGCCCTGCGGCATCTGCGGGAAGGCCTTCCGCGACGCAGCCTACCTGCTCAAGCACCAGGCGGCCCACGCGGGGGCGGGCGCAGCGGGGCCGAGGCCCGTGTACCCCTGCGACCTGTGCGGCAAGTCCTACTCGGCGCCCCAGAGCCTGCTCCGGCACAAAGCGGCCCACGCGCCTCCCGCAGCCCCCGAGACGCCCAAGGACGGGGTGGCCTCCGTCCCGCAGCCCCCGCCTGCCTTCCCCCCGGGACCCTACCTCCTGCCCCCCGACCCCCCGGCCACAGACAGCGAGAAGGCGGCGGCGGCCGCAGCGGCCGTGGTGTACGGCGCCGTGCCGGTCCCGCTCCTGGGGGCCCACCCGCTCCTGCTCGGCGGGGCCGGGACCAGTGGGACCGGAGGCTCCGGCACCAGCGCCCCGGGAAAGACGTTCTGCTGTGGCATCTGTGGGCGCGGCTTCGGGCGCCGCGAGACCCTGAAGCGCCACGAGCGCATCCACACGGGCGAGAAGCCGCACCAGTGTCCAGTGTGCGGCAAGCGCTTCCGCGAATCCTTCCACTTGAGCAAGCACCACGTGGTGCACACCCGCGAGCGGCCCTACAAGTGCGAGCTCTGCGGCAAGGTCTTTGGTTACCCGCAGAGCCTCACCCGCCACCGCCAGGTGCACCGGCTCCAGCTGCCCTGCGCCCTGGCCGGGGCTGCCGGCCTCGCCACCACCCAGGGCGCGGCAGGGGCCTGTGGCCCAGGCGCCTCGTCCACGTCGGCGGGGGCGGCCGACGGGCTGAGCTATGCCTGCTCGGACTGTGGCGAACACTTCCCGGATCTCTTCCACGTCATGAGCCACAAGGAGGTGCACATGGCAGAGAAGCCCTACGGCTGCGACGCCTGCGGCAAGACCTTCGGCTTCATCGAGAACCTCATGTGGCATAAGCTGGTCCACCAGGCTGCTCCCGAGCGCCTGCTCCCGCCCTCGTCTGGCGGCCCGCAGCCCTCGGATGGCTCCAGCAGCACCGATGCGGCCAGCGTGCTGGACAATGGGCTGGCTGGAGAGGTGGGGGCGGCCGTGGCGGCGCTGGCAGGGGTGTCCGGGGGCGATGATGCGAGCGGGGCGGCAGTGGCCGGGGCCGGTGGGGCTGCCAGTTCGGGCCCTGAGCGCTTCAGCTGTGCCACCTGCGGCCAGAGCTTCAAGCACTTCCTGGGCCTGGTGACTCACAAGTACGTGCACCTAGTGCGAAGGACCCTGGGCTGCGGCCTCTGCGGCCAGAGCTTTGCGGGGGCCTACGATTTGCTCCTGCATCGCCGCAGCCACCGGCAGAAGCGGGGCTTCCGCTGCCCGGTGTGTGGCAAGCGCTTCTGGGAGGCGGCCCTGCTGATGCGCCACCAGCGCTGCCACACGGAGCAGCGGCCCTACAGGTGTGGCGTGTGTGGCCGCGGCTTCCTGCGCTCCTGGTACCTGCGGCAGCACCGCGTGGTCCACACGGGTGAGCGGGCCTTCAAGTGCGGCGTGTGCGCCAAGCGCTTCGCGCAGTCGTCCAGCCTGGCGGAGCATCGGCGGCTGCACGCGGTGGCCCGGCCCCAGCGCTGCGGCGCCTGCGGCAAGACCTTCCGCTACCGCTCCAACTTGCTGGAGCATCAGCGGCTGCACCTGGGCGAGCGCGCCTATCGCTGCGAGCACTGCGGCAAGGGCTTCTTCTACCTGAGCTCAGTGCTGCGCCACCAGCGCGCCCACGAGCCGCCGCGGCCTGAGCTCCGCTGCCCCGCCTGCCTCAAGGCCTTCAAGGATCCCGGCTACTTCCGTAAGCACCTGGCAGCCCACCAGGGCGGCCGGCCTTTCCGCTGCTCCTCCTGCGGCGAGGGCTTCACCAACACCTACGGCCTCAAGAAACACCGCCTGGTCCACAAGGCTGAGGGCCTGGGGGCGCCTGGAGCAGGGGCCGGCACCTTGGCCGGGAAGGATGCCTGA
- the ZNF784 gene encoding zinc finger protein 784, translating to MAAARPEPQSPSSAAPEPRSPEPPDLVLVPDDGRPATPPSDLIEIQVVKVTDTTLVPEPPEPGPLHCALCPAAFRLVSELLFHEHGHLAGVEGGGQGGDPSRCHVCGHSCPGPASLRAHYSLHTGERPYRCPLCPRAFKALAPLLRHQHRHGVEAGTSQRPPEAAAAREQRPGVPRERSEVVMAAAAAGAAVGKPFACRFCAKPFRRSSDMRDHERVHTGERPYHCGVCGKGFTQSSVLSGHARIHTGERPFRCTLCDRTFNNSSNFRKHQRTHFHGPGPGLGLGDSGNQLASGAEGSGSGCGAGNTLEDGRGERAKVKAEVDQ from the exons ATGGCTGCCGCGCGCCCGGAGCCACAGAGTCCCAGCTCAGCGGCCCCGGAGCCGCGATCCCCGGAGCCTCCGGACCTG GTTCTGGTGCCTGATGATGGCCGCCCGGCCACCCCCCCGAGTGACCTCATTGAGATCCAGGTGGTGAAGGTGACAGACACCACGCTGGTACCTGAGCCCCCGGAGCCAGGTCCTCTTCACTGTGCCTTGTGCCCAGCTGCCTTCCGGCTGGTCTCCGAGCTGCTGTTCCACGAACATGGCCACCTGGCTGGGGTTGAGGGTGGTGGGCAGGGTGGGGACCCAAGCCGGTGTCACGTGtgcggccacagctgtccaggacCCGCCAGCCTCCGTGCCCACTACAGCCTGCACACGGGAGAGCGGCCCTACCGCTGTCCACTCTGCCCCCGAGCCTTCAAGGCCCTGGCGCCTCTGCTGCGGCACCAGCACCGCCatggggtggaggcagggacCTCTCAAAGGCCTCCGGAGGCGGCAGCGGCTCGAGAACAGCGGCCCGGGGTGCCCCGGGAGAGGTCGGAGGTGGTgatggcggcggcggcagcaggcGCGGCGGTGGGGAAGCCTTTCGCTTGCAGGTTCTGCGCCAAGCCGTTCCGCCGCTCCTCAGACATGCGAGACCACGAGCGGGTGCACACGGGCGAGCGGCCCTACCACTGCGGCGTGTGCGGCAAGGGCTTCACCCAGTCCTCGGTGCTGAGCGGACACGCCCGCATCCACACAGGCGAGCGCCCCTTCCGCTGCACCCTCTGTGATCGCACTTTCAACAACTCCTCCAACTTCCGCAAGCACCAGCGCACCCACTTCcacgggccggggccggggctggggctgggagactCTGGAAACCAGCTGGCATCGGGGGCTGAGGGGTCAGGGAGTGGGTGTGGGGCAGGAAACACTCTGGAAGACGGGCGTGGGGAGAGAGCCAAAGTGAAGGCAGAGGTTGACCAGTAG